The nucleotide sequence CTCTCGGCAAAGTATCCTGCCACATGGCAGTTGCCATCTCCGTCCAGACCATCAAGTGTCTTTTTTGCTGAGTATCCTACTTAAAGCTTGCCAAAGAGTTTCCCGAATCCCCGATGGACGAACCTCGGCAAAGCCTGAAGGGGTCGAGTACCCTTAGCCGAGAACTACACTCGACAAAGTCTCTGCCGAGTGTGAAACGGCTTTCGCTGAGTTTTCCCGGCACTCCAAACCCTGGAAATTCCAATAATGATATATTCCAGATATCATCTGGCGCTGGTACAAACATACATATCATGAGACTTCCATGTCTTCGAACCACCAGTAGGTGGCATTCACTCATTGCCCATAGCCTTTGTTGATTACAACTTGGCACCCCACTTTACTCCGTGATGACTAATTAGTAAGTTATTGGGTAGATTGCTGTTTAGTGAATTGATCTAATGATGTTCTTCCGTCTGGCTGTCCGTACACTACTTGGTGAAGAAGTATTGCCGAGAACAAAGCTCGGCGAAAAAGCTACATGTCAAGCTCTGGTAGCCTAATCAATAGTTTGCCAAGTACACTTACACGGATCTCAGCCAAGCTAAGCCGCAGGGACTTACCAGGGCAAGGTATCGCCGAGTGGGTCGTACTGGGCAAACAAAGAACTCAGTAAAGACACGGTTTCCAAAGATCCTGCATTCGAATCTCGGCAAACAATGTGGGGCACGTGCCTCGCTCCTGGGCTTCCAAGTTTGCCGAGTCCCCTATTCAGGCTCTCGGCAAAGTGTCCTACTACGTGCCAGTCGTGTTAGAATTAAGCCAATCTTTAGAGATAAACGTGGCATGATCTTAATCCTAGCATTAGACCACCTAAAACAAATTAATAGAAAGGAGTTCGTAAGATCTTACGGGTACTGTGTAGGGTCTCATGCCTACCCGATGTAGGCATAGCATAGCCCATGATCTCCAACGATGAGGAAATGGTGGATGAAATGAGCGGCAGGGAAGCCACCTAGATGATGGTAGCAAGCCACTGGCACAGCCCTGCGGTGGCCCGCGGTGGTAGACGACCTTcgattccctttgccctttctagGATTGGTGGATAGAGAGTTTCACACTTACCGTGTCAAAAACCACCTCTATCGACAATGAGGGGCTCTCTCTTTATATACCAATGTTAAGGTGTTGAAATGGCAGGTTGTATGCCAAGAAATATTATTTACCAAAATTATGGTGGTAGACAACATTTTGTAACCACCCACTGCAATATGGACACACAGTTTTCTATGCGAGTAACAACAAGCTAAATGGTGTTGCCAAAATGATTGACAATACATTTAGTGTTGTGAAAGATAGAATGCAAGATCAAGCTATCGAAGGCTTACCACCCAATTGTATGATTATGTTGCTAGCATGGATTGCTCGAAAGCCTTTTAACCCTGGAAATTAGGACCATCTTATAAACCAACTCCCATAAAGTATTATGTGACATTTCGAGATAGAACGATGTACTATAGGTACCGAGGTCAGTGGTATTTCATTGGTCATTCTAAAACTTGATCTTGGTGCATTACTTCTACTATGACGGTGGGTTTATGATGTTTGTTAACCTTATGATCAAGGGGAAGAACGTTGGAATTGATATCACGGTTAACAAACCGAGAGAAAAATAAGGGAGACAAAGTCTCCACCTCTCACGAGTGTGCCTTGAACGGGATCACATATAACAACTTTCGGTTTTGGTCCCATGTACCAAGCACACACATATATAACGAAAATGGGGATTTTCATTATGGACAAATGAACCGCGCTCAAAGCCCCCTAACTGCCGATCCTAAAGGTATGGTGAGGTACTGAAGACCATCTCCATCGCCGGCCACCACAAAGGCAGTGTCGGCGAGGCTTCTGGATGTGCTGCTACCCCTCCACGACTACATCACCACGATTCCATCCTGCATCGCGTCTGCATCAACCAGGCGAGGGATTTTGCCTCAGTCTTCGACGGCCACGGCCATCGAAGGTACTTACCAATCACACTTCTGATCCATAGAAGGTGTGCTAATTAGAGATTGACATCCAATTCACGTTAATCTTAAAGGCTTAATTCTAACAAGTCGCTGTCTTCATCCAGCCCGTCAAGTGCCTCTTTTTGCCTCCTCGCAAAAAAGTGCCTGTTTTTGTCGAGTATCCCACTTAGAGCTAGGCAAAGAGGCTGCCGAGTCCCAGATGGACAACCGACGCCATAGTGGGCTTTGCCTAAAGGGTACGGCCGAGTATCCTTAGCCGAGAACCACACTCGGCAAAGTCCCTATCGAGTGGGAAACGACTTTCCCGAGTTCTCCTGACATTTGGAAAACTCGGAAATTCCATTAGTGATATATTCCAGATATATAGCATGTGGCGCTGATACAAACATATGGATCTTGAGACTTCCATGTCATCAAACCACCAGTAGGTGTCATTCAATCATTGCCCGCACCCTTTGTTGTTTACAACTTGGCACCGCAGTTTGCTCCGTGATGACTAATTAGTAAGTTAAGTGAGTAGATTGCTGTTTAGTGAATTGATGTAATGACGTGCTTCCGTCTGGCTGTCCGTCCGCCTCCATTATACGTACGGTGGCCGCCGGTGTACCTGCCACGGCAAAGATTCCGGAGAGTGCAAACAAGGAACAACTCATTAAACCATGGGAATTTTACCTGCTGCTCCGGAGGACAGTCCACCACATGCAGGCGTGGGGACACTCCGGCGCTATATATTTCCCCGGCGCCAgtccatcagcagcagcagcagctcaagcTTCTCCTGATCAACCAGCCACCTAGCGATCGTGGTATCTCGCATAGCCAAGCAAGATGGCGTCGAGGGCTGCGACGATGGTGGCGCTGCTgctcgcggcggtggcggcgacgtgCGCGCGGGCGCAGCTGCACGAGAAGTTCTACGGCGAGTCGTGCCCCAGCGTGGAGGACGTCGTGAGGAAGGAGATGGTGAGGGCGCTGTCACTGGCGCCCAGCCTCGCCGGACCGCTCCTCCGGATgcacttccacgactgcttcgtcagGGTAAGCTACATTTGCATGCATGTTGTCTGTCCTGCCCGTACCCTGTTGTGTGCGGTGGCCTGACCAGTGACCGCCATGAATTAATGCAGGGGTGCGACGGCTCGGTTCTGCTGGACTCGGCCAACAAGACGGCGGAGAAGGACGCGCAGCCGAACCAGACGCTGCGAGGCTTCGGGTTTGTCGAGAGggtgaaggccgcggtggagaaggcctgccccgacaccgtctcctgcgccgacatcctCGCCCTCATTGCCAGGGACGCAGTATGGCTGGTGAGTAGAGTACTAGGCCATTTTGCAAATGACATGGTACGTGTGCAAGCCAAATTCTAATGCTGCTCGATCATGGTTTCTCCAGAGCAAGGGTCCATTCTGGACAGTTCCTCTCGGCCGCCGAGACGGCAGCGTGTCCATTTCCAACGAGACCGACGCTCTGCCACCCCCGACCTCCAACTTCTCCGTGCTCACCCAGCTCTTCGCCGCCGTGAACCTCGACGCAAAGGACCTTGTCGTCTTGTCCGCCGGGCACACCATCGGGACGTCACACTGCTTCTCCTTCTCCGACCGGCTCTACAACTTCACCGGCATGGAGAACCCCAGCGACATCGACCCCACGCTGGAGCCGCAGTACATGATGCGGCTAAAGAGCAAGTGTGTCAGCCTCAACGACAACACCACCCTCGTGGAGATGGACCCCGGCAGCTTCAAGACCTTCGACACCGACTACTTCAAGCTGGTGAGCAAGCGGAGGGGCCTCTTCCACTCCGACGGCGCCCTCCTCACCGACCCCTTCACCCGCGCCTACGTCCAGCGCCATGCCACCGGCGCCTTCAAGGACGAGTTCTTTGCTGACTTCGCCGCCTCCATGATCAAGATGGGCAACGCCAACCCGCTCATCGGAAGCCAGGGCGAGATCAGGAAGAAGTGCAACGTGGTTAACCATTAAGCCACCGAAGAAGTACAAGGCTGTTTTGATTTTGTGATTTTTCCCCTGTAAATTGCTGTAAGATTGTCGTAGCTCCTTTCTCTCTCAACTTCTTTTTTTCATTAATTTATTGTTTCATTACAACCATGTGAACTTCTTGTACGCACGACGAACATTGAAATTGCCACATCCAACGTGTTGTGCGTTGTCATCTGGAGCGCTTGCTCATTTTGTCTAAGTTGTCTTGTTTTATTTTTGGTTGTTACATAATAAatgttttgttgtgttttttgttttatcTTAGGGCATCATAATGTTTCATATGTACTAGTAAGAAGAAGAGTTAATAGTTAGACTATTTTAATTTAGTTACTTTATACGGACCGATTGGATAGCGGCTAACACCGTTACCAATATTTTGGGCGTTGGCATgcattagagggtgcttggatacgttttagtcccatgactaaaagtagtgggactaaaacttgctagcctcacccatgattggatccaaatactaaagagactaaaatcaagttattgagcatttattatcctccaaaccctccaatccagaactcgcatgtgttaaaggagaggaattaaatgagaagagagagggctaatacatattttagtaggtttcctatgactaaaaatttttagcctcaagactagtcctagtctctctttagtcaggggtgcttggaactttagcctctaaaaaagACTATTTTTAGTCTAAAAATAGTCCCTTAAATCCAATCACCCTCTTAGTCTCTTGTTTTTAGGAAGTGTATCTTTATATTCCCTGCGTATCAGTGAAAAGCAAGTGCACAAGCGCGAAGAACAATGGATTCAAGGTAGAAATTCATTTTTCACACATATCCTATAATTTTTATCTACATGTACTCGTTGTTCGTACATGTGAAGAATACAGTGTGGTAAAAGTCAAAGAAGAGTCATATAATAGAAGTCAATGAGCAGCTTGGAGCATTACTGGAGTATAAAAGGCACTTTCCATGGTGCCCCCTAGACcaacttttcctttttttttccggaaaagcttccgatctattcatcaactgacAATGTaatacaaagaacaccagaagtaaaaattacatccaggtctgtagaccacttagcgacgactacaagcactgtaGCGAGCTGAAggcacgccgccgtcatcgcccctcacTCACCAGAGGCGGGCAAATATTGTTGTACTAGACAGTCGGGAAATTGTCGTGTTAATCCCTActggaccagcgcaccagaacaactaTCATTGCCGATGAAGAGAAGTGTAGATCGGAATGATCTACCCTATAGACAAATGACGACTGACGAACAAAGATCTGATCCATGTGGATCCACCGAACACATAAGCCAACACGACCCCATGAGATTCGTCGGAGATGGGCAATGCCAACCCGCTCACCGGAAGCCAGGGCGAGATCAGGAAGAAGTACAGCGTGGTTAACCATTAAGCCACCGAAGAAGTACAAGGCTGTTTTGATTTGTGACCATCTTTTTTCCTTGTAAATTACTACAAGATTGTTATATAGCTCCTTTCTCTCCCAAATCCTTTTCTTTCATCAATTTATTGTTTCGTTACAACCATGTTAGTTCCTTGTACACAAGACCAACACTTCAATATTGCCACATCCGACGTGCGGTCCGTTATCACCTGGAGATTCATGTCACGCTTACAAGTTTTGTTTATTTAGATTTATCTTGTTTTATTTTAGATTGTTGCATAATGTTTTGTTGTGTTTTATGTTTTATCTCAGAGCATGTCATAATGTTTCACATGTACTATTAAAAAGACAGAGTTATAGTTACACTATTTTAATTTGTTACTTTTTGGGCCGGTTGGATAGCAGCCATCAACCGCCTTACCAATTTTTTGAGCGCTGGCTGTTTTGATTCGTGTGACCATCCTTTTTCCCCTCTAAATTAATGTAAGATTGTGGTAGCTCCtttctcactagtagaaaagggcgcAATGGTCcaagccgggtcagcccattagtcccgattcaatcCAGAACCGGAATCAATGGgcgcattggacccggttcgtgagccctgggggctggccgggccacgtgggccattggtcccggtttttctagaccttttggtcccggttggtgggacgaaccggaactaatcggccttggtcctggcccaccaccattggccccggttggtgggacgaaccgggaccaaaggcagcccattagtcccggttggtggcacgaacagggactaaaggggtggtcctcgttgcggccagagtttagtcacacctcgccaaccgaagggggctcatacaggtttataagcccctctctctctgccttgttgagctgctctcaaagtgaaaatagatgcccttatacaggaaatttggcctaaattcatattgaatttctctgaagttagtagaaatttattatgaatttaggtctaattttctctataagcgcatctatgctcatttctgagtagttttttatatagtttttttcttttctgctatatttattttttctatttatttctgagttgtaataagttattaaaaataaaaaagattttagtaaagttaatcacaactattttttcttctaattatttctgagtagttttttatatagtttttttttcttttctgctatatttattttttctatttatttttgtgtggtaataagtcattaaaaataaaaaagaggcgcaatgctagttaattcacttcaagcctttcagaatagtgtaaactgcactgcacatagctccgtgcagtctaccctattcctcaaggcttgaagcgaaccaacgtgcaggtgagcattgagcctcttcttca is from Triticum aestivum cultivar Chinese Spring chromosome 1B, IWGSC CS RefSeq v2.1, whole genome shotgun sequence and encodes:
- the LOC123095274 gene encoding peroxidase 1 gives rise to the protein MASRAATMVALLLAAVAATCARAQLHEKFYGESCPSVEDVVRKEMVRALSLAPSLAGPLLRMHFHDCFVRGCDGSVLLDSANKTAEKDAQPNQTLRGFGFVERVKAAVEKACPDTVSCADILALIARDAVWLSKGPFWTVPLGRRDGSVSISNETDALPPPTSNFSVLTQLFAAVNLDAKDLVVLSAGHTIGTSHCFSFSDRLYNFTGMENPSDIDPTLEPQYMMRLKSKCVSLNDNTTLVEMDPGSFKTFDTDYFKLVSKRRGLFHSDGALLTDPFTRAYVQRHATGAFKDEFFADFAASMIKMGNANPLIGSQGEIRKKCNVVNH